A stretch of Fusarium poae strain DAOMC 252244 chromosome 2, whole genome shotgun sequence DNA encodes these proteins:
- a CDS encoding hypothetical protein (SECRETED:SignalP(1-20)), which translates to MRGLIFVLLAFQIYFTFVSSNPAPAQAVKSSILNDTALLVPEYIARHAPLVYLHSDDPFLPADILTHIRHTTPMIDRKPVADLPELDLDNLDILNDISVHGDQVVALTSNDNVTTLPSWLLGEAPDDNGRIANSTPCIVLLVERSQRDVDAYFFYFYSYDQGANITQVLPPLNSLAGGMADGMHYGDHVGDWEHNLVRFRDGKPTGIYYSQHSSGAAYNWNEEGLSLRNDRPLVFSAWGSHANYASSGDHVHDKALYDWCDAGKLWDPVLSAYFYHMDPTTFKLTRLSPPGSISPPTTNYTSFFYFTGIWGDEEYPENHPNQRKVPYFGLKR; encoded by the exons ATGCGAGGTCTGATTTTCGTATTGCTAGCATTCCAAATTTACTTCACTTTTGTTTCTTCCAACCCTGCGCCGGCCCAGGCCGTCAAATCTTCAATTTTAAATGACACTGCTTTGTTAGTGCCAGAATACATAGCACGGCATG CACCTCTTGTTTATCTTCATTCAGATGATCCATTTCTGCCAGCTGACATCCTCACTCACATCCGACATACAACGCCTATGATCGATCGCAAGCCCGTCGCTGATCTACCAGAACTCGACCTTGATAACTTGGACATTCTCAATGATATCTCTGTTCATGGCGATCAGGTCGTCGCACTGACTTCCAACGACAACGTAACAACATTACCATCATGGCTTCTCGGTGAGGCCCCTGATGATAATGGCAGGATAGCCAACTCTACGCCATGTATTGTTCTACTTGTCGAGAGGAGTCAACGCGATGTTGAtgcttatttcttttatttctacTCTTATGATCAAGGCGCAAATATTACGCAGGTGTTGCCACCATTGAATAGTCTGGCTGGAGGTATGGCTGATGGGATGCATTACGGCGATCATGTTGGTGACTG GGAACATAACCTCGTTCGGTTCCGCGACGGAAAGCCTACTGGAATTTATTACAGCCAACATTCAAGCGGCGCAGCGTATAATTGGAACGAAGAAGGACTGTCACTCAGAAATGATCGG CCTCTTGTGTTCAGTGCTTGGGGTTCACACGCCAACTACGCATCTTCAGG TGATCATGTTCACGACAAAGCCCTCTACGACTGGTGCGATGCCGGGAAACTCTGGGATCCCGTCCTGTCGGCGTACTTCTACCACATGGATCCCACGACGTTCAAACTAACGCGCCTGTCACCTCCCGGATCAATTTCACCTCCGACGACAAACTACACCTCATTCTTTTACTTCACTGGCATATGGGGCGACGAAGAATACCCAGAGAATCATCCCAATCAGAGAAAGGTTCCTTACTTCGGTCTCAAGCG CTGA
- a CDS encoding hypothetical protein (SECRETED:SignalP(1-23)~TransMembrane:5 (n8-18c25/26o136-154i174-196o216-237i281-313o319-336i)) has translation MPCFTQHVLVLFITLLILHVGSAKADMQPFHHFYTEWGFIFERIIRVNCSAEYDIYTDGKMPRSKWYETSRWLGSGSTSANVVPLADCIVKNSPEYMKAGMAAANVVLGLTPAILSSLGSSVDETSTLFVCGRRPFLAICLCLGSPGVPPLRLFEHRQLSQPLERRQGRLKLELYSFATEVLILIAEYVIVFASIANVAQLGYEMGSRVVLVFAPHLSYLILLWLFIGSSAHIFAAVSLSLRVRIEHEEYEDDDATSGLQSWIIPWCRKGTTKIFFLPETLFYSFFVGFVSLLIAAHIIFGTLVFSSVLFISVRDCMPLIGRLMASVIVCRVVLMYEIAKIRHLCWAEDPPFLTFEDPEDKVDDVRERERGYMTGTDGQRDGFSLIPKFRRFTTFSPGNEM, from the coding sequence ATGCCTTGCTTCACCCAACACGTCCTTGTACTCTTCATCACCCTTCTTATCCTCCATGTCGGTTCCGCAAAGGCCGACATGCAACCTTTCCATCATTTCTATACAGAATGGGGTTTCATTTTCGAACGCATTATTCGTGTCAACTGCTCAGCGGAGTACGATATCTACACAGACGGTAAAATGCCGAGATCGAAATGGTACGAAACATCCCGCTGGCTCGGGTCTGGTTCTACCTCGGCGAATGTTGTTCCTCTTGCGGACTGCATCGTCAAAAATTCCCCTGAATACATGAAGGCCGGGATGGCGGCTGCAAACGTCGTTTTGGGTTTGACACCAGCCATCCTAAGCTCTCTTGGATCCAGCGTCGATGAGACGTCGACTCTTTTCGTCTGTGGAAGACGTCCATTCCTCGCCATCTGTCTTTGCCTCGGTTCTCCTGGCGTACCGCCGCTGCGTCTGTTCGAGCATCGTCAACTATCTCAGCCGTTGGAGAGACGTCAGGGTCGACTTAAACTCGAACTCTACTCATTCGCGACAGAGGTACTCATATTGATCGCTGAGTATGTGATTGTCTTTGCTAGCATCGCAAATGTTGCTCAGTTGGGTTATGAGATGGGCTCGAGAGTTGTGTTGGTCTTTGCACCACATCTATCATACCTCATTCTACTTTGGCTCTTCATCGGCTCCAGCGCACACATCTTTGCGGCCGTGTCGCTCAGTCTTCGGGTGAGAATTGAGCATGAAGAATACGAAGACGATGACGCGACTTCTGGGCTTCAGTCGTGGATAATCCCATGGTGTAGGAAAGGAACTACAAAGATATTCTTCCTACCAGAGACACTTTTCTACAGCTTCTTTGTTGGGTTTGTGTCACTTCTTATCGCGGCACACATCATATTTGGTACGCTCGTTTTCTCTAGTGTCCTGTTCATCTCGGTTAGAGATTGCATGCCTCTCATCGGACGACTCATGGCTTCGGTCATTGTCTGCAGGGTCGTGTTGATGTACGAGATTGCCAAGATCCGTCATCTCTGTTGGGCAGAGGATCCGCCATTTTTGACATTCGAGGACCCAGAAGACAAAGTGGATGATGTGAGAGAACGTGAACGTGGCTACATGACAGGTACTGACGGTCAGCGTGATGGATTTTCCTTGATTCCCAAGTTCCGTCGGTTCACAACGTTTAGCCCTGGTAATGAGATGTGA